One segment of Choloepus didactylus isolate mChoDid1 chromosome 15, mChoDid1.pri, whole genome shotgun sequence DNA contains the following:
- the ZNF25 gene encoding zinc finger protein 25 isoform X1, whose translation MNKFQGPVTVKDVIVEFTKEEWKLLDHAQRTLYKDVMLENYSHLISVGYCVSKPNAVFKLKQGKEPWILEVEFPHRNYPEDLWNINDLGARYQESQADNSRSGELRKQQKTHTREKSYECNECGKFFCQKSALIVHQHTHLKDKDYKCSECGKSFSRNEDLTTHQKSHTREKTYECKECKKIFYHLSSLSRHLRTHIGEKPYECNQCEKAFYQKPHLIEHQKTHTGEKPFECNECGKFFYVKAYLMVHQKTHTGEKPFECKECGKFFSQKSHLTVHQRTHTGEKPYKCKECGKFFSRNSHLKTHQRTHTGEKPYECKECRKSFYQKSALTVHQRTHTGEKPFECNKCGKNFYYKSDLTKHQRKHTGEKPYECNECGKSFSVNSVLRLHQRTHTGEKPYECNDCGKSFSQKSHFVIHQRKHTGEKPYECPECGKTFIQKSKLTAHQKTHTVEKSL comes from the exons GGACCAGTGACAGTCAAGGATGTTATTGTTGAATTCACCAAGGAGGAGTGGAAATTACTGGACCATGCTCAAAGGACCCTTTACAAAGATGTGATGCTGGAAAACTATAGTCACCTAATCTCAGTGG GTTATTGTGTGAGTAAGCCAAATGCGGTCTTCAAATTGAAGCAAGGAAAAGAGCCATGGATATTAGAGGTAGAATTCCCACATCGGAACTACCCTG AAGATCTATGGAATATTAATGACCTAGGAGCAAGGTACCAGGAAAGCCAAGCTGATAATTCAAG GAGTGGAGAActtagaaaacaacagaaaacacatACCAGAGAGAAATCCTATGAATGTAATGAGTGTGGAAAGTTCTTCTGCCAGAAGTCTGCCCTCATAGTACATCAGCATACGCATTTAAAAGACAAAGACTACAAatgtagtgaatgtgggaaatctTTCTCTAGGAATGAAGACCTCACAACACATCAGAAAAGTCATACCAGAGAGAAAACCTATGAATGTAAAGAATGTAAGAAAATTTTCTACCACCTGTCATCTCTCAGTAGACATCTGAGAACTCATataggagagaaaccctatgaatgtaatcaGTGTGAGAAAGCCTTCTACCAGAAGCCACACCTCATAGAACATCAGAAaacacacactggggagaaaccatttgaatgtaatgaatgtgggaagtTTTTCTATGTGAAGGCATACCTCATGGTACATCAGAAAacacacacaggagagaaaccctttgAATGCAAAGAATGTGGTAAATTCTTTTCCCAGAAGTCACACCTCACAGTACATCAGAGAacacacacaggggagaaaccctataaatgtaaagaatgtggCAAGTTCTTCTCTAGGAATTCACATCTCAAAActcatcagagaactcacacaggagagaaaccatatgaatgtaaggaatgtaGGAAATCCTTCTACCAGAAGTCAGCCCTCACAGTACATCAGCGaactcacacaggggagaaaccctTTGAATGTAATAAATGTGGAAAAAACTTTTACTATAAATCAGACCTCACCAAACATCAGAGGAAACACACAggagagaagccctatgaatgtaatgaatgtggtaAATCTTTCTCTGTGAATTCAGTCCTCAGATTACATCAGAGgactcacacaggagagaaaccatatgaatgtaaTGACTGTGGAAAATCCTTCTCTCAGAAGTCACACTTCGTCATACATCAGAGAAAACACACAggtgagaaaccttatgaatgtccgGAGTGTGGAAAAACCTTCATCCAGAAGTCAAAACTCACTGCACATCAAAAGACACACACAGTGGAAAAAAGCTTATAA
- the ZNF25 gene encoding zinc finger protein 25 isoform X2: MNKFQGPVTVKDVIVEFTKEEWKLLDHAQRTLYKDVMLENYSHLISVGYCVSKPNAVFKLKQGKEPWILEVEFPHRNYPEDLWNINDLGARYQESQADNSRNEDLTTHQKSHTREKTYECKECKKIFYHLSSLSRHLRTHIGEKPYECNQCEKAFYQKPHLIEHQKTHTGEKPFECNECGKFFYVKAYLMVHQKTHTGEKPFECKECGKFFSQKSHLTVHQRTHTGEKPYKCKECGKFFSRNSHLKTHQRTHTGEKPYECKECRKSFYQKSALTVHQRTHTGEKPFECNKCGKNFYYKSDLTKHQRKHTGEKPYECNECGKSFSVNSVLRLHQRTHTGEKPYECNDCGKSFSQKSHFVIHQRKHTGEKPYECPECGKTFIQKSKLTAHQKTHTVEKSL; this comes from the exons GGACCAGTGACAGTCAAGGATGTTATTGTTGAATTCACCAAGGAGGAGTGGAAATTACTGGACCATGCTCAAAGGACCCTTTACAAAGATGTGATGCTGGAAAACTATAGTCACCTAATCTCAGTGG GTTATTGTGTGAGTAAGCCAAATGCGGTCTTCAAATTGAAGCAAGGAAAAGAGCCATGGATATTAGAGGTAGAATTCCCACATCGGAACTACCCTG AAGATCTATGGAATATTAATGACCTAGGAGCAAGGTACCAGGAAAGCCAAGCTGATAATTCAAG GAATGAAGACCTCACAACACATCAGAAAAGTCATACCAGAGAGAAAACCTATGAATGTAAAGAATGTAAGAAAATTTTCTACCACCTGTCATCTCTCAGTAGACATCTGAGAACTCATataggagagaaaccctatgaatgtaatcaGTGTGAGAAAGCCTTCTACCAGAAGCCACACCTCATAGAACATCAGAAaacacacactggggagaaaccatttgaatgtaatgaatgtgggaagtTTTTCTATGTGAAGGCATACCTCATGGTACATCAGAAAacacacacaggagagaaaccctttgAATGCAAAGAATGTGGTAAATTCTTTTCCCAGAAGTCACACCTCACAGTACATCAGAGAacacacacaggggagaaaccctataaatgtaaagaatgtggCAAGTTCTTCTCTAGGAATTCACATCTCAAAActcatcagagaactcacacaggagagaaaccatatgaatgtaaggaatgtaGGAAATCCTTCTACCAGAAGTCAGCCCTCACAGTACATCAGCGaactcacacaggggagaaaccctTTGAATGTAATAAATGTGGAAAAAACTTTTACTATAAATCAGACCTCACCAAACATCAGAGGAAACACACAggagagaagccctatgaatgtaatgaatgtggtaAATCTTTCTCTGTGAATTCAGTCCTCAGATTACATCAGAGgactcacacaggagagaaaccatatgaatgtaaTGACTGTGGAAAATCCTTCTCTCAGAAGTCACACTTCGTCATACATCAGAGAAAACACACAggtgagaaaccttatgaatgtccgGAGTGTGGAAAAACCTTCATCCAGAAGTCAAAACTCACTGCACATCAAAAGACACACACAGTGGAAAAAAGCTTATAA